GAGGCTTTGGTCCTGATTAAAACCGCACACTCTCGTCCCTGTAGACCACTCTTCCGCCGCAGATGGTCGCCATTACCCTGCCCTTCAGGGTACGCCCGGCCAGCGGGGTGTTCCTGCCCTTTGAAGCGAACTTCGCAGTATCGACCACCCATTCCATATCCGGGTCGATGATGACAATATCACCGGCAGCGCCGATTTCCAGCGTGCCGAGTTTACCGAAGCGTTCTCCCAGTAGTGCCGCCGGAGCAGAGGTGAGTTTCCTGATAAGGGTGGGTAAAGGCAAGCGACCGGTATGGACCAGGCTCATCAAAGCCCCGAAGGCAGTCTCAAAACCGCTGATGCCGGATGGTGCCTGCTCCAGCCCCCGATTCTTCTCCGCTTCCGTGTGCGGTGCGTGGTCGGTGGCAATAGCGTCTATCGTATCATCCACCAGCCCTTCGATAAGGGCTGCTATATCCTGCTCCGTCCGCAGTGGCGGGTTGACCCTGGCGTTGGCTCCGCAGGCGGCCACCTCTTCTTCGGTCAGTGTCAGGTGGTGGGGCGTTACCTCGGCGGTTACATTCAAGCCTTCATGTTTGGCACGGCGGACAAGCTCAACGGAGCCTTTCGTAGATACATGCGCCACGTGCAGGTGTCCCCCTGTCGAACCGGCCAGCCCGATGTTGCGCGCTACCATTATTTCCTCAGCCGCGGCGGGGATACCGCGAAGTCCCAGTCGCGCCGATACCACCCCTTCGTTGAGGACGCCGTCTCCGGTGAGGGCTTTGTCCTCGCAGTGCTCGATAACAGGCAGGTGTACCTGCAGACCTGCCTGCAGGTCAACTTCGCGGGCGCATTCCAGGGCACGCCTCATCAGTCCCGAGTCCGGCACGGGGTCGCCGTCATCGCTGAACCCGATAACGCCCACCGAGGCCAGCTCCGCCATATCCACCAGTTCCTCACCCTTCCGACCCTTCGTAATGCAGCCTACCGGCAGCACCCGGACCATGCCTTCTTCGGCAGCCGTCGTCAGCATACGTTTGATGGTGGCTCCATTATCCAGGGGTGGTTCCGTATTGGGCATGCAGCAGACGGTGGTGAAGCCCCCCCGGGCAGCCGCCAGGGTCCCGGTGCTGATGGTCTCTTTCTCCTCGAAGCCCGGTTCCCTGAGATGGCAGTGCAGGTCAACAAACCCGGGGCAAACAATGAATCCCTGCACCGGGAGAATATCACAACCGGACGGCGGTACAGCCTCTCCCGCACCCAGCCAGGAGATAGTGCCTCCATCGATAAGCAAGCTGCCGGTGCTATCTATCCCCTGAGCGGGGTCGAACAACCGGCCTCCCCGGACAAGCAAAGGCATCATCACTCCCCGGTGTCATTCTCCCCGTGTTGTGTCCCCGGATACCGTCTGGCCTTGAAACCGTGGGCTTCGGCCTCTTCCGCAGAAGTGAAGACAATCAGGTTCTCCGGCTTGATTCTCTTCGCCCAGTGACTGTCGGCGCGGTGGTATATCTTGTATTCCAGTGTACCCTCGTGCCAGTCCGTGGTGGCCACGTACTCCGGCTGGCAGCCATGCTCGCAGTAGACACACCGCAGTGTCAGCGGGTCGCGACTGACCACCTTGAACTCCGGCTTGAGGTACTGGGCCTCGCTTTCCTGTACCGATACACAGGCCGGATTGTTGCACCTCACTCCGCTGTCCCTCCGGTACACGGGGTACTCCACTCCCGACAGAGCAGGTCCTGTCTCACCCGACGCTGGCCATTCCCTGGCTCCCAGGAGCAGCGCCAGAAGCGCCATTCGTATCGGCACACCACGAGCCGCCTGCTTGAAGTATGTGCTTCTGGGGTCGGCGTCAATATCATAGGCAAGCTCGTCCACGCGGGGTAGCGGGTGCATCACAATCGTCTTGCGGAACTCCCTGCCCCTGAGGAGCTTCTTGTCCACCACGGGATACCTCTCCTTCAGCCCCTCTTGTTCCGTACCAGCGACAAACCTCTCCTTCTGTGGTCGGGTAACATAGAGGGCATCGACTCCCTCCCTCAATTCCGCTTCGAGGTTGATATTCGGCATCATTGCCAGCTGGTGGGGGCTGCTCGGCGTGACATACACCGCGTCCAGGGGAAAAGCATCCTTAACAGCACGGTCAGAGGCGGCAACCCGCTCCACCTGGCCACCGTATTCCGTGACCAGTTTCCGGACGATATTCTCCGGTACCTCGAGGCCGGGACTGGGACAGAAGAGGATATCCGCACCGAACTTGGCCAGGGCGAAAATAAGCGAGTGAATCGTCCGCCCATATTTCAGGTCACCCCAGAGGGCAATCCTCAGTCCTCGGATATCCCCTCGTTCTTTCCTGATAGTATAAAGGTCGCACAGCGTCTGAGTCGGATGCTGATGGCCGCCGTCGCCGGCATTTATCACCGGTATACCCGCGTAGTCGGCCACCACTCGGGCAGCCCCCTCCCACGGGTGCCTGACAACTATGATGTCGGCATAGCTCCCGACAACCCGGGCCATGTCAGCCAGGCTCTCCCCCTTGGCCAACGAGGATACTTTGGCATCGGCTACGGTGATGACATTGCCGCCGAGCCGGTGCATTGCCGTCTCAAATGAGAGGCGTGTCCGCGTACTCGGCTCAAGGAAGAGACTGGCCATTATCTTGCCCTGGCAGACGTTATACTGGTCCCCGATTGTGTCGGCCATCTCGTCGGTCATGGAAAACAGGGCTTCCATTTCCCTGTTGGACAGGTCATCCATAGTTATCAGGCTTCTATCTGACAGACCCATTATGCCTCCCTTCAGAACTGCCTACCAGCCCGTTGCTCAGGGCAGACGGAAGCTACCTTATCGGTGATGGACACCTCATCGACCCCGTCAGTCTCCGTCAACCTGACTCTGATATCTTCATCATGCGCACTGGGCACATTCTTACCCACGTAGTCGGCCCGTATCGGCAGCTCACGGTGTCCACGGTCAATGAGCACTACCAGGTGAATCGACTGAGGGCGACCGAGGTCAATCAGGGCATCCATGGCGGCACGAACACTGCGACCGGTGTAGAGTACGTCATCAACCAGCACCACCGACTTACCTTCGATACCGACCGGGATGTCGGTGTGCTGCACTACAGGCTGTTCACCAAGATAGGACAGGTCGTCGCGATAGAGACTGATATCGAGGGTACCAACCGGCAGTTCCGGCCCGCCAAACCGGGCGATATTAGCGGCGAGACGTCTGGCCAGTGGTGCCCCGCGAGTGTACATGCCAACGAACACCAGGTTCTCAAGCTCCTGGTTACGCTCGATAATCTCGTGGGCAATGCGTGCCAGCGACCGCCCGACATCCCCCGAGGTCATTATTACTCTATCAGGCATAAAAAAGACCTCTCGCTACGGCCGGCAAGAGGTCTTACTATCAGGCTCACTACTTCCCTTGCCAGCCTCACGGGACCAGCTTAAAGGCTCTACCGGTAATTGTACAACCTCGGCGGTACTATTGCAATAGTTCAGGGGGGCGGGAGCTACAGGCGAAACGACAGAATAGTGCCAGAAACAAAAAATCCGGGAAACAATTCGAGGGTGGTCAGGCGTGATTTGTTTTTCGAGTTATGTCTACTCAGAAGTAGATATGGTAAGTAGAAGGCAGAGACGGGCTTCTGGTTGTGTTGGTGACTGCATTCCCGCTTGGAGGGCGTGGGAGCAGGGAGCAAGGGGGTGTCCCGGTTGCACATGGCTCATCTGGGCCACACGGGATAGGGTAAATACAAATAGAGATTGCTTTAGCTTCGGCCTGCTAGCAAAGCCAGCAGGTAAGCTCGTAATGACAGGAAAGAAGGGGGATACAGGGTGATAGGGCGTACACCAGTGCGTAGGTTCTGTTGGGTGGAAGCCGAATCAAGGGGGACGCCCCCTTGAAATCCCCCTCAAGAGGGGTTCCGTCCCTTCTGAGGGACGCCCCCTCTTTAACACCCCAAAACGGTGTGAAGTCATACTTATCAGGCAGGGGTTGTTCGCACCTTAGGGAGTGTTGCATTATTCTGGTAAGAGCCTGGGGAAATGACCCGAAGCGGAGAGTTGTAGAGAGGCTTCGCCCCTTCTGAGGGGCGCTCTCTCTAACGCATTCTTCCCCTTCCCCGCTTGGGGAAGGGGATACAGGGGATGGGGCGTACACGCATGATTCGCTTCGGGTAGCCCAGCCAGGTCATGCCCCGCCGGACAGAGGGGAACGTCAAGGGGGACGCCCCCTTGAAATCCCCCTCAAGAGGGGTTCCGTCCCTTCTGAGGGACGCCCCCTCTTTAACACCCCAAAACGGTGTGGGGCTATTTTTGTCGGCGGGCGTCATTTGCACCTTAGGGAGTGTTGCATTATTCTGGTAAGGACTTGGGAAGAGGCGTCAAGGGGGATAGGTCGGTACATTCCAGACATTGGTGAAGATTATTTGAACACGTATCACCTGCCTTTCCGAACGAGAGTATAGTGCTTCCCGTTCTCCTTTACCAAACAGACATAAAGGTTTATAATATCTACTTGGAATGTCCTCAAGGAGGGTATAACGTGGTCGCTTTGTACATAACCTCTTTGGCAGAGGGCGGTGGGAAGACCACCGTCTGTGCCGGGCTGGCGCAACACCTGGTCAACGACGGTAAGAAGGTAGGCTTCCTCAAGCCAATCACACATGATGGTGCTGACAGCGACGCCGCGCTGATGAAGAGCATTCTCTCCCTGGATGAAGCCCCTGAGGACATCTGCCCAATCCTTGGAGACGCGAGCAAGCTGTCCGGTCCGGTCAAGCAGGCTTACGACCGGGTCGCCAAGACCAGGGATATCGTCATTATCGAGGGTACTGACGAACCCAACGAGACCGCCCGGAATACGGTGGCGGCACTGGATGCGAAGGTTATCATAGTAGATGGCCCTGAAGAGTCACCCGGAGACAGGATGGCCAAAGCCCGCAAGCTGTTCGGCGACCGCGTACTCGGCGTAGTCCTGAACAAGGTGCCGGCAAGCCAGTTAGAGCAGGTACGCAGCCAGGCAGAACCAGCCTTTGCTGCTGCCGGACTGAAGGTCCTGGCCGTACTTCCTGAAGACAGGGCACTCTTTACCCTGACAGTCGGGGAGCTGGCCGCGGGTATAAACGGGGAGATACTGAACAGCGCAGATAAATCTGAGGAGCTGGCGGAGAACTTCATGCTCGGAGCG
This genomic window from Dehalococcoidales bacterium contains:
- a CDS encoding dihydroorotase, giving the protein MPLLVRGGRLFDPAQGIDSTGSLLIDGGTISWLGAGEAVPPSGCDILPVQGFIVCPGFVDLHCHLREPGFEEKETISTGTLAAARGGFTTVCCMPNTEPPLDNGATIKRMLTTAAEEGMVRVLPVGCITKGRKGEELVDMAELASVGVIGFSDDGDPVPDSGLMRRALECAREVDLQAGLQVHLPVIEHCEDKALTGDGVLNEGVVSARLGLRGIPAAAEEIMVARNIGLAGSTGGHLHVAHVSTKGSVELVRRAKHEGLNVTAEVTPHHLTLTEEEVAACGANARVNPPLRTEQDIAALIEGLVDDTIDAIATDHAPHTEAEKNRGLEQAPSGISGFETAFGALMSLVHTGRLPLPTLIRKLTSAPAALLGERFGKLGTLEIGAAGDIVIIDPDMEWVVDTAKFASKGRNTPLAGRTLKGRVMATICGGRVVYRDESVRF
- the pyrB gene encoding aspartate carbamoyltransferase; this encodes MGLSDRSLITMDDLSNREMEALFSMTDEMADTIGDQYNVCQGKIMASLFLEPSTRTRLSFETAMHRLGGNVITVADAKVSSLAKGESLADMARVVGSYADIIVVRHPWEGAARVVADYAGIPVINAGDGGHQHPTQTLCDLYTIRKERGDIRGLRIALWGDLKYGRTIHSLIFALAKFGADILFCPSPGLEVPENIVRKLVTEYGGQVERVAASDRAVKDAFPLDAVYVTPSSPHQLAMMPNINLEAELREGVDALYVTRPQKERFVAGTEQEGLKERYPVVDKKLLRGREFRKTIVMHPLPRVDELAYDIDADPRSTYFKQAARGVPIRMALLALLLGAREWPASGETGPALSGVEYPVYRRDSGVRCNNPACVSVQESEAQYLKPEFKVVSRDPLTLRCVYCEHGCQPEYVATTDWHEGTLEYKIYHRADSHWAKRIKPENLIVFTSAEEAEAHGFKARRYPGTQHGENDTGE
- the pyrR gene encoding bifunctional pyr operon transcriptional regulator/uracil phosphoribosyltransferase PyrR, translated to MPDRVIMTSGDVGRSLARIAHEIIERNQELENLVFVGMYTRGAPLARRLAANIARFGGPELPVGTLDISLYRDDLSYLGEQPVVQHTDIPVGIEGKSVVLVDDVLYTGRSVRAAMDALIDLGRPQSIHLVVLIDRGHRELPIRADYVGKNVPSAHDEDIRVRLTETDGVDEVSITDKVASVCPEQRAGRQF
- a CDS encoding AAA family ATPase — its product is MVALYITSLAEGGGKTTVCAGLAQHLVNDGKKVGFLKPITHDGADSDAALMKSILSLDEAPEDICPILGDASKLSGPVKQAYDRVAKTRDIVIIEGTDEPNETARNTVAALDAKVIIVDGPEESPGDRMAKARKLFGDRVLGVVLNKVPASQLEQVRSQAEPAFAAAGLKVLAVLPEDRALFTLTVGELAAGINGEILNSADKSEELAENFMLGAMTVDTGPLYYGLKDNKVAVLKSERADMQLAALQTSTRCLVLSGEQQPLAQIMGQAEDKKVPIIMAKDDVATIVSNIEDAMARTRFSAEKLPRLSDIIEEHLDFPALYKGLGLGA